Below is a window of Patescibacteria group bacterium DNA.
CCGACCCTCGAAGAGCGTTTCAAAAATTCTCGACTTGCCTTGCGCCTGAGTCAAGAGCACGCCGAAGGGCGCCTGCAAATCAGTCGGAAAGCCTGGAAAAACAGCCGTTTTGATCTCGATTGGATTAAATTTCTTAGTCGGTTTGATTTCCAAAAAATTTGGTCCGACAAAAAAATTCGCGCCAACTTCCTGGAGCTTCTGGAAAAAGGAATCGAGCTGTTTCGGTACGACGCTTTCGATCCTGACATGTCCGCCAGTCAGCAGCCCGGCGAGCGCGAAAGTGCCCGCTTCGAGATAATCCGGAGTCACGGTATGTGTCGCGCTGCCTAGCTTCGGCGTACCCGAGATTTTCAAAGTGTGGCTGCCGACGCCCGTGATTTTCACGCCCAATTTTTTCAAAAATTCGCAGACATCGACGACATGCGGCTCGTAGGCCGCCATGCGAATTTTCGTTTCTTCGGGTGAAAGCGCGGCTGCCATCAAGGCATTTTCCGTCGCCGTCACGGACATTTCCGGCAGATTGAACGCGGTGGGTTTAATCCCATTTTTCGCTTCGAATTTCAAAACATTGTCCGTCGAACTATTACGACAGCCCAGTTTTTCGAGCGCGAAAGCGTGGGCGTGGATCGAGCGTTTGCCGATGACGCAGCCGCCCGGGAAAGCGATTTCCGCCTTGCCGGCGCGCGCGAGGAGCGGACCGAGCAGCAAGATCGAAGCGCGCATTTTGCCGGCGAATTCCGCCGGAATTTTCGTAGTTTTAATTTTCGCCGTCTGAATTGTCACGACATTTTTCGCAAACGAAAATTTCGCACCGAGAATTGTCAAAATCTCGAGCATGAGGCGCACATCCGCGACATCAGGAATATTGCGTAAGACGCATTCCTGCTCGGTCAAAAGTGTCGCCGCCAGCAGCGGCAGCGCCGCATTTTTCGAGCCGGAAACTTTCACGACGCCAGACAAGGGCTGACCGCCGCGAATGATAAATTTACTCACCTTTACAGGATACAGGATTAAGGAGTAAGAATTAAGGATTAAGGAGTAAGGAGTAAGTTTGCAAGGACTAAGGATTAAGGATTAAGAGTTGATCTTAGTCCTTAAGAAATTTAGGGAAAAGATTTGCTTTTTGGCGCAAATTTAAATAAATTGAGGTCTTCTAATAGTTATTTCAAAATGGTAAACAGAAATGTACTTGCGGAAATTCCGCACGCTGCCGCTAATGATGATGTGTCTCGAGAGCTTGATTTGCGGATTCAGGTTGGTGAGAAGACGATTTCGAAAGTTATCGAGGCAAGGGATAATTTAGCAGCAGTTTTAAGTCCAGCAGCAGCAAAAGATGGGCGTACAGAGATGCCTGATTTTTTGCAGTTTTACAATGCTGAATCGGGTGAGTTCGATCCAAATCCATTTGATATGATTGGCGGTTATGATTGTGACAGGGGCTGACGAATAAGCGTTGATTTCCGCGCCCATTTTTGCTAGAATTAGCAAAACAACTCCAAAATTAAACCAAAAAAAATGAGCAACCTTTCCAAAATTGCCCTGATCAAAGAGATGATCGATTCAGCCGAAGCGAGTCTTCGCGGTGCGAAGCAGCTGCTTTCGGAATTCACCGGCGAGGGTGGCGGCGCGCAGATCCGTTCCAATTTCGCGCGCGCAGCGAGCAAGCTCGACACTTCATACGACGAAGGCGGCAAAATTATTGAAGGTATTTTCGACGGCAAGTCGATGATTGGTCCGGACAAACGCGAATATCCGATTCCGGCGAATTACGCCTCCAAATCCAAACTCGTTCCGGGTGATGTGATGAAGCTGACAGTCGCGCCGGACGGCGGATTTACCTACAAACAAATCGGGCCGGTCGAACGCAAACGCGTCGTCGGACCGCTCACCTCAGAAGACGGACAGTACAAAGTCATCGCGGCTGGTCGGGCTTACAAAGTTTTGTTGGCTTCAATCACTTTTTACCGCGCTGAACCGGGCGACGAAGTTGTCCTGCTCGTGCCGGCATCAGGCGAGTCTGAATGGGGCGCGATCGACAATGTGATCCCGCGCTTGCAGGCTGAGGTCGAAGCCGAGGAAAAAATCATTTCTGAATCGAAAAAAGCTGCGAATGCGATTAGCTTCGAAGACGACGACGATTCATTCACGATTTCCGAGGAAAAGCCGAAAAAACGCGCTCCGCGCAAGAAAAAGGAGGAAGACTGAGGCTTGAGTCTTTGAGTCGCTAAGTCTTTGAGTCATTGGGTTCGGAGGGTGAAGGTCATTTAATATTTAAAATTGAAAATTTGAAAGTAATCGATTATTGGTTTGGAGGGTCATTGGTCATTTGGTTCGGAGGGTCGTTAAGTCATTGAGTTGTTGAGTCATTAGGTTTGGAGGGTCATTGGTCATGCGCACATTTTTAACTATGCCGTTAACGACATGGAGCTTTATTGGATTACGGCTTGTTGGTTGCGGCGCTAATTCCCGTTGATTTCGCGGACGAGATTCACTAATTCCCCAACATGGCTGAAAATGTAATCGGCACGATTTTTCGTGAATTCGGCGCGGTCGCAGACGCCTGTCAAAACACCGACGAAAGGCGCACCCGCATTTTTCGCCGACTCGAGATCGAGGAGCGAATCACCGACAAAAAGAATTTCGCGCGGCTTAACTCCGAGTTTTTCGCAGGCGAAAAGGATTGGCTCGGGATCCGGCTTCGGCTTCGCGACCAGGTCGCGACCGACGACGACCGCGAAGAAATCCCAAATTCCAAGCTCGCGTGCGAGCTTTTCCACGACTGCGACGCGCTTCGTCGAGACGATGCCGAGCTTGAGATGGCGCGATTGCAAGAATTCCAGGGTTGGACGGGTCTCGGCTACGAGGGCAATTTCGTTCGAATTATTGTGTGTTAATTCGATTTCGCGGAAGCGTTTTTCGAGTGCGTCGGCATTTTCGCTTGGGGCAATTTCCTGAAAAATCTCCGTCAGTGGGCGACCAATCAATTTGCGCAGGGCATTCCCGGGTGGAATGGGCAGCT
It encodes the following:
- the murA gene encoding UDP-N-acetylglucosamine 1-carboxyvinyltransferase, translated to MSKFIIRGGQPLSGVVKVSGSKNAALPLLAATLLTEQECVLRNIPDVADVRLMLEILTILGAKFSFAKNVVTIQTAKIKTTKIPAEFAGKMRASILLLGPLLARAGKAEIAFPGGCVIGKRSIHAHAFALEKLGCRNSSTDNVLKFEAKNGIKPTAFNLPEMSVTATENALMAAALSPEETKIRMAAYEPHVVDVCEFLKKLGVKITGVGSHTLKISGTPKLGSATHTVTPDYLEAGTFALAGLLTGGHVRIESVVPKQLDSFFQKLQEVGANFFVGPNFLEIKPTKKFNPIEIKTAVFPGFPTDLQAPFGVLLTQAQGKSRIFETLFEGRLNYLFELEKMGARVEVFNPHQAVVFGGDKLRGAKIASCDLRAGAAMVLAALSAKGISEITNVEYIDRGYENFAEKLQNLGAAIERVE
- a CDS encoding HAD family hydrolase, whose product is MKLKAICFDFDGTLVHSIDLLVSIFKQVLAEKQLPIPPGNALRKLIGRPLTEIFQEIAPSENADALEKRFREIELTHNNSNEIALVAETRPTLEFLQSRHLKLGIVSTKRVAVVEKLARELGIWDFFAVVVGRDLVAKPKPDPEPILFACEKLGVKPREILFVGDSLLDLESAKNAGAPFVGVLTGVCDRAEFTKNRADYIFSHVGELVNLVREINGN